The nucleotide sequence AAACGCCATATTACTTTGGAATCGCCAttatttaagctttctttCAAGACATTAACCAGTAAAATATCTTGGAGTACTCAAAAGTTATCAAAGGGAGAGATCTATTTTGTCTAATTTACTCCATTTATAGACTTTGAAGATTCTATATCAAATCGTTTGATACCACCTTGGAATCGTTAttatttaagctttcttttaagatattaaacatcaaaatatcaTAATGTACTCAAAAGATATCAAAGGGAGTGACGCCTCATACTCATGAAGCCCAATTTACGCTTTTTGAGTAACAGTATTTAATGATTCTGTTATGATTTGTTAAGCATCAAACTTTATTGACAAAATGACGAAATTATTATGATATCAATAATAACTCCAGATAACATTGAGTCTTAATATTACATGATTTAATTGCAAGTTACATTTGGTTCTAAAGCCACAAACACTACTGAACTAACCCATTCACGACTGAGAAATCTAACACGTTTGATCTCATCACGACAGAATTCACACAGAGCGCATCCTACCTGAAACGTTTGTGTTTCACGGTTTATGGTAACTAAGGAAAATATGGGaaattaaaagtgttaaatgAGAACATTAGTAGGAAaacatagaaaaattttacttaccattggtttaaagttaattgattgtcttattaatttttcttcgcTGAGTGAATATCTGGCTTCTGAAGTGATGGCATCAACAGGTCCTTTGTCTACCTGTTGTTTAACCGCACGGAATAACATATAAAGAGGTTCTCCGGCACATTCGCGtagaaatttataaagaagGAATGTGAACCATGCGCTAAGCATTTTTTCAGCAACGCTTTCAGTACGTCTCAGGAGTAGTTTTGGATGACTTTTGCCATCAatacatttttcgattaattcGGCAAGTAAAGTCTTAAGAATATCAGTGCAGTACTCCATCTTACTTTGCAAAGCAACCATTATTAACGATGCAACGTTGACCCGGTCCCTCATAGAAAAGTAACGATTACTTTCCAAAGTTCTGATGAAGAGCAGCAGGAAGGTTTTGTTCATGATCAACTGTCCGAATTGTTTCAAGCCGCGTTCTTTGCGTAAAAGTTCAGGGCGATCCcattgtaaaacaacgtgatCGTCAACATTCGGAAAGAGGATCTTCATGGCGTAAGTACAATAATCTAGGAATGGAATGCCACCAGACGTTAAATCGCTGGTTAGGTCAGTCATTTCAGTTTGTAATTCGGCGAATGCTTCTTTGCATTCGGCCGCGACACGTAATTCTAATATATCCATTTGTTCTTGCATATTTTTAAGTACCCGATTACTTTCCGTTGATTTTCTTCGATAAGCTATCAAAAATCCGATGAACACAAGAAATACGACTATGCTAACAATTATCACACTAAGTATTGTTGATTGTGAGATCGGGGCATTCAGCCCTTGAGGTGAGGAATACGATAAACTCCcaatattgaattttaaagTTCCACCAACAATCACGACTACTTCGGGTAGAACTTCCGCATTTGGCTCACCATTTTCTCCTATTCCCATGGGTTGAGCTTCCGGAGGTCTACATGTTAATTGTTGCCTACTCAACGACGTTACATTACAAAAACTATTCCCGATTTTTACGATAACGTCCGATTCTTGGCACGCACGATCTATATTTTGAccctaaaacaaatatttaattaaccaattttttttgttaaaaaaatgcataaaaaaaaatttatggtgTAGTCGGCGTTTTACGCGTTTTACGAGTTTTACGAgcaaaagtttaataaaaaaatagtcaTAAAACGCATTTGTTGTTGAGTTATTGTTCAtagaaaatatggaaaaaaagATAGTTAAATTTTATCGATACTTACGTTTATATTAAGATATTCTGATTTATAGTATTTAACACGTTCTTTATCGAACGGTTCAAAATGTGGATTTGGATATAAAAGGAATGATGCGAAACCGTTGGCTGTACTGGTGAGATTTTGGACTCCTAAAACGTTGTCCATTCGAAAGCCGTATTCAAGCTGTAAAGGAGCGTCGGCGTTTAACGTTTTGCTATCAGCATCAATGTCGGGGCTGAAGCATGTCATTGTTGTGTTTGTATGTGCAGTACATggctagaaaaaaaaatcgatgttgaaatgaattttaataatattatataattttaaatacttaCGCTTACTGTCATCATTTGATTGTAATAAACATACATTTGTGGATGTTGAATATATCCAAGGTTTCTTCCTGTAACTGAAATTCTAATTCCACCAGCTGGTATACCTTTAGGTCCTTTAACTCTGCTTCCAGAGTCGACGGAATCAATTACTGGGTCGTCTACATATTggaatttaatattatcaagTACACGATCACCTTTGTCAAATTTCATCTTAACGGTGCCTTCAAACGCTTGACTAGCGGCGCTGGTTATGCACAAAGCTTGGGTTTGTTCTTTGGATAAAATATTGCACggtaaattatcgataaaagcTTGAATATTGCTTCCAGCGTTCATGAATTCCCCGGTTATCCTCAAAGACGTTCCACCTGATTTTGGTCCATATTGTGGGCTAATTCCTGTTATTACCGGATTAACAAACTTATAGTTAGTCCTAGATTCCCCTCGATAATCTTCAACTCGAACCACAACCGGACCTTCTCGTGGTTCATTTGTTCCAGGTCCATCAACTTTGCAAACGATCCGTTTCGTTTTTACGTAAAGTTGTTCGTATGGCTGACAGTTAATACCAGCGATGTTTACACCGCTATAAATATCTTTGAAGACCTTTCCAAGATTAATACCTTCAATCGTTATATTTGTACCACCCTCCCATGGCCCTAATTCCGGACTAAACGATGTCACTTCTGGATTCGGACACGTTTGACTTCTATTTAACCACACCGAGAAACCTTTCTCACATTGATCTTTTACTTCACAACTATCGGTACTTTGACACCAGCCGCATTCATATTTTTCGGATAATGCTAAACACATTCCGCAATTATCCGCCATATCGCGACATCGATatataacaactaaaataaaaaaattttaattaatacaattatattaattgttttttgattTCTAATACTTACTGTGAATATTATCCGGATTATCTAAAGGTTTTGATCCTCCCCAAATAACAGCGAATGAAGCGGTGATGTTCGGTGCGTGAGACGAATAAGAAAATTCCATGGAATCACAATAAATGGTATCTCCAAGAAGTTGAGCGTTAACGCTTGTTACTCTTCCTTCGATGTTAAATTGACACACAAAGCGAGTTTGTACAATGAATTGACCGATAATATGGACCTTGACTTTTATGGATCTCTTTATCCCATGCGCAACAAGAATTTCCGGTGAATTCCCAACTGTTGCGTTGATTGTAGGACAAAAACCAGGACCAGAACGATAACTTGGACCGACAcgctaataaaaaaataaaattaattaaatgttataattaaaaaaaattaattaaaatcacttACATTTATGCCAGTTACTAAAATATCATTTCGGCAATTTTCCGCGGTATCATGCGTACATCTATGTCCATCAACGCACCAATCGCAAGGAAATGATGATGATACGCATTGAGTACAAGAGCTGTACGTGTTGCAATCGAAAAATGTGAAGTTGGTTGCTACAAAATCTGGTCCAGAATCCATTCGAACAGATAATTTTGCGGTGAAATGATCTATTCAACAGAAACATACATACaggtaaataataataagtgtatgctatttagatttaatttgaataccATTTTAACGTTATGATATAAAGCAATCGTTGATTAAAACAAGTTATTGAGATCGGATGAATAAATTcaatggattaaaataaaatattacgtGAATGGtctatttattttgtaatgtGAAATTCACCCATTAGCATAATAAACAAAGCCGTTGCGCCGCGAACACTCTTTTGACGCTGGCttaatgtaatttaaattatattgataAACAAAATGGGTAGAGGCATGAAAAGATACGTTGGGACGAGTACctgtaattaaatttgcattcgtatttaattcatatttgaAATACCGGCTAAAGTcaacaataattaacaaatGGTGCGTCAATCGGCTGGAGACGCGCATGTTTTTGTTTAGTTgtccaatttttaattaatcgaaaATTACGTAGGGGaatgtaaaaataatgtttattatccGTAAGCTcgttattgaaatttaatctAAACATGATTAcgtaatttgttttaaaatggttaagcgttatagaaaatttaatttaatttgattacaccaaaaaataaatgaatctTACGTTGTCCTGGTGGAATGTTTGGTAATAAAtcagttctaggtgtagtacAATTAACACCATAATTTTTCTTGGTCGCTTTAGTAATTAAAGTTTTGTCTAGTGCTGTGAATGCGCAGAAGAAATTTCCGGATAACGTCGGCAAGTTTTCAATAGCCAAGTCaagctaaaaaataaaaacaatagcacacatttttttttgtaaagtttcAAAGAAATATTACCGTTCTAGCTGTAGTGCGTTGTAGTTGATTTGGAGTGACGGTGGTGATTGTAGTGCATCTTCCGCTTTTGTAACTGATCCAGTATAGAGGATCCTGTGCGGCGTCCGAGCAATCAGATCTGAGACTGCATCTGAAAACGGGGAATGAAAAAGAAAGCGGTTAAGAATGGGTGGTAAATCAAGATGAGCTCCGGATAAGACGTATTCTTTCGGCATATAAAACGGCTGTCGGGGgaagaaatattttccaatCAGCCGAGGCATCTACGGTTAGATAGTCCCTAACGCGGTGTGAAATTATATAATTGTGAAACGCAAGACGATCTCTTTAAGAATTTTACCgatatgaaaagaaaaagaaaacgaatgAGAATTCTTCGGTTGCCAATTAGTCATTGATCGtggttttaagtttttatggccGGGTGGTTAATTGACCTTAGAAGTTTTACTGCAACAGATACGAAACTCGTAAAAAAGCTCGGtagcaatttaaattttcggAAATTACGCTCGGGGAGTTGTGGATGGACTTTGCCGCGTAGGTAAATGAATGCCATTTATAACGGATAgaacaataaataaagtcgCCCGTCGACCCCTTCCTCCCGACCTAAATACCATTCAGAAATGTGGAAAGCCCCACTAATTAAAACGCATCTCCTCCGCGAACACTACTTGCACTTTAACGTTACCTCACTCGCCGCCTCCTCTTCTCACAGCGGCACTATCTTATCGACAAAACATCCACAATTTCGCTTCCTTTTTTCTTCTCAAAATGCTATTAATTAACGTATCATTCTTTACAAGAACCAGCACCCGCACGCTAATTAGTTGCTTTCTGTTGTATTTTTCCTTTTataattctttcaaaaaatttcaattcaaacttcaaaaaattagatcttttaaaaaaaaaatttttttttaaattaattaaatcaattaaaagtaTTATGTTGATAGAGTATTATTAAGAGGTAATAATATAGAGTAGTTGCTTCGGAGTAATTAGTTCGAAGTAATACTCCGGAGTAGCACTACAAAGGTTGATGTAGAGTAATGGggaaagatttttttagaatattcAAGAGTAGCATTCTAAAGTAATGCACCAAAATAGCATTCTAGAGTAGCACTCTAGTGTAGCACACgactttttggttttatatttatactatatatatttatttattactataaTTAGTTATATGTATAA is from Onthophagus taurus isolate NC chromosome 8, IU_Otau_3.0, whole genome shotgun sequence and encodes:
- the LOC111414542 gene encoding plexin-A2, producing the protein MRRLVLAQLLLFSALVSSSSDIVRTFNVSSPEVEKFNHLVVDKNTGRIYIGAVNRLYQLSPDLELVVEDKTGPEYDADDCTVLECNSATRNLTKNVNKALVIDYTTTRLISCGSVSQGICSVRNLHNISDFKVVREAVVANDATASTVAFIAPGPPTPPVSQVMYVGVTFSGKPLYRSEVPAVSSRSLDNDRMFSIAHTAVTTGTRMFVNSLARERYVINYVYGFSSEGFSYFLTTQMKHTSSQNQYISKLVRVCHDDENYYSYTEIPMDCTGDVHNYNLVQAAYVGKAGSDLASVLGITAQDDVLFAVFSASQTPNPSRPMNSSALCVYSLKAIRRKFMQNIKNCFSGNGERGLDFISPSHRCVSTKLQTIAEDFCGLDVNTPLGGEAPISAVPVLVFNTRLTAVAATSTGDFTVVFIGTATGHLKKVVVETMSSGLEYGDLTVEEGSPVNPDLHFDVQLMHLYVMTEKKVSKVKVQECSVYKSCWECLNAKDPYCGWCSLENKCSLRSDCSDAAQDPLYWISYKSGRCTTITTVTPNQLQRTTARTLDLAIENLPTLSGNFFCAFTALDKTLITKATKKNYGVNCTTPRTDLLPNIPPGQHHFTAKLSVRMDSGPDFVATNFTFFDCNTYSSCTQCVSSSFPCDWCVDGHRCTHDTAENCRNDILVTGINRVGPSYRSGPGFCPTINATVGNSPEILVAHGIKRSIKVKVHIIGQFIVQTRFVCQFNIEGRVTSVNAQLLGDTIYCDSMEFSYSSHAPNITASFAVIWGGSKPLDNPDNIHIVIYRCRDMADNCGMCLALSEKYECGWCQSTDSCEVKDQCEKGFSVWLNRSQTCPNPEVTSFSPELGPWEGGTNITIEGINLGKVFKDIYSGVNIAGINCQPYEQLYVKTKRIVCKVDGPGTNEPREGPVVVRVEDYRGESRTNYKFVNPVITGISPQYGPKSGGTSLRITGEFMNAGSNIQAFIDNLPCNILSKEQTQALCITSAASQAFEGTVKMKFDKGDRVLDNIKFQYVDDPVIDSVDSGSRVKGPKGIPAGGIRISVTGRNLGYIQHPQMYVYYNQMMTVSPCTAHTNTTMTCFSPDIDADSKTLNADAPLQLEYGFRMDNVLGVQNLTSTANGFASFLLYPNPHFEPFDKERVKYYKSEYLNINGQNIDRACQESDVIVKIGNSFCNVTSLSRQQLTCRPPEAQPMGIGENGEPNAEVLPEVVVIVGGTLKFNIGSLSYSSPQGLNAPISQSTILSVIIVSIVVFLVFIGFLIAYRRKSTESNRVLKNMQEQMDILELRVAAECKEAFAELQTEMTDLTSDLTSGGIPFLDYCTYAMKILFPNVDDHVVLQWDRPELLRKERGLKQFGQLIMNKTFLLLFIRTLESNRYFSMRDRVNVASLIMVALQSKMEYCTDILKTLLAELIEKCIDGKSHPKLLLRRTESVAEKMLSAWFTFLLYKFLRECAGEPLYMLFRAVKQQVDKGPVDAITSEARYSLSEEKLIRQSINFKPMTVHVSISQQAVYVDHNDNVPVKVLDCDTISQVKEKALDAIYRATPNSQRPRKEDLDLEWRTGQSGRLILYDEDSTTKIEGDWKRRNTLQHYKVQDGGLLTLVPKQSSIYNFSILSEKNDKSHKYETLNINKFSSASPPLSRATSPLNNDHDTSVKVWHLVKHHDNDAQKEGERGNKMVSEIYLTRLLATKGTLQKYVDDLFETIFSTAQRGNVLPLAIKYMFDFLDDQALHHGISDPEVVHTWKSNSLPLRFWVNLIKNPNFVFDIHKSNIVDSCLSVVAQTFMDSCSTSDHRLGKDSPSSKLLYAKDIPCYKEWVDRYYSDIKRMTAISDQDMNAMLAEESRLHSTEFNLNCALHELYMYAVKYNEQLTVTLEEDEFSQRQRLAYKLEQVHKIMEDGQP